A stretch of the Dioscorea cayenensis subsp. rotundata cultivar TDr96_F1 chromosome 4, TDr96_F1_v2_PseudoChromosome.rev07_lg8_w22 25.fasta, whole genome shotgun sequence genome encodes the following:
- the LOC120259340 gene encoding MYG1 protein C27H6.8-like isoform X1, with amino-acid sequence MRPGALETMLGIQHWGHCLGFQCRSFAASMAAATRSPSRVSAFSTGSPAPSSKRVGTHHGSFHCDEALGCFMIRLTSKFSGAEIVRTRDPQLLDTLDAVLDVGGVYDSSQDRYDHHQKGFDEVFGHGFNSKLSSAGLIYKHYGREIIAKELKLDETHEDVNHVYLAVYKNFVEAIDAIDNGINQYDTDQPPKYVNNTYLSSRVGRLNLNWMDPDQSAEKENAAFQQAMIVAGSEFLESVHFYAISWLPARSIVIDCLKSRGDIDPSGEIMLLNKFCPWKLHLFELEAELKIDPYVKYVIYQDDRSKNWRIQAVAISPEKFESRKPLPILWRGLQDDELSRESGIPGCVFVHMSGFIGGNQTYEGALAMARASLKF; translated from the exons ATGAGGCCTGGGGCCCTGGAGACTATGTTGGGGATTCAGCACTGGGGCCACTGTCTTGGGTTTCAGTGCCGGAGCTTCGCGGCGTCCATGGCGGCAGCTACCAGGAGCCCTAGCAGGGTCTCGGCCTTCTCCACAGGGTCCCCTGCCCCGAGCTCTAAGCGCGTTGGCACTCACCATGGGAGCTTCCACTGCGACGAGGCTCTTGGATGCTTTATGATCCGCCTCACCTCCAAGTTCTCCGGCGCCGAAATCGTCCGCACTCGAGACCCTCAG CTGCTGGACACGCTGGATGCGGTGCTTGATGTAGGTGGTGTGTATGATTCCAGTCAAGACCGTTATGATCATCACCAAAAAGGCTTTGATGAAGTCTTTGGACATGGGTTTAACTCCAAGCTAAGCAGTGCTGGACTTATTTACAAG CATTATGGTAGGGAAATAATTGCAAAGGAACTTAAGTTGGATGAGACCCATGAAGATGTAAACCATGTATATCTTGCTGtctataaaaattttgttgag GCAATTGATGCTATTGACAATGGGATCAATCAGTATGACACTGATCAGCCACCTAAGTATGTGAATAACACTTACTTGTCTTCACGAGTTGGACGGCTTAATTTGAACTGGATGGATCCAGATCAATCAGCTGAGAAGGAAAATGCTGCTTTCCAACAAGCTATGATAGTTGCTGGTAGTGAGTTTTTAGAG AGTGTTCATTTTTATGCTATATCATGGCTGCCTGCCCGATCCATAGTTATTGACTGTCTGAAGTCAAGAGGAGATATTGATCCCAGTGGAGAAATAATGCTTCTGAATAAATTTTGCCCG TGGAAACTGCATTTGTTTGAGCTTGAAGCAGAGTTGAAGATTGATCCTTATGTCAAATATGTAATTTATCAG GATGATAGAAGCAAAAATTGGCGGATACAGGCAGTTGCAATATCTCCAGAAAAATTTGAGAGCAGGAAGCCTCTTCCTATTCTTTGGAGGGGTCTACAAGATGATGAGCTATCAAGGGAGTCTGGTATTCCTGGTTGTGTCTTTGTTCATATGAGTGGCTTCATTGGTGGAAATCAAACGTACGAGGGAGCCCTTGCCATGGCGAGAGCTTCTCTGAAGTTTTGA
- the LOC120259427 gene encoding molybdate-anion transporter-like encodes MEMFYYLLFGGLAVVVALLELSKTGKDRVATSSAFNSFKNNYLVVYSLMMAGDWLQGPYVYFLYSQYGFGKGDIGRLFIAGFGSSMVFGTIVGSLADKQGRKKACVTYCITYILSCITKHSPEYKVLMVGRILGGIATSLLFSAFESWLVAEHNKRGFEPQWLSLTFSKAIFLGNGLVAIVAGLFANLLADNLGFGPVAPFDAAACLLAIGMAVILSTWGENYGDPSESKDLLAQFKVAAMAIASDEKIALLGAIQSLFEGSMYTFVFLWTPALSPNEEDIPHGFIFATFMLSSMLGSSIASRLMARPILKVESYMQIVFTISAFTLLLPVITNFLVSPSTVKGGSISFGGCLQLFGFCTFEACVGIFWPSIMKMRSQYIPEEARSTIMNFFRIPLNIFVCIVLYNVNAFPMTVMFGMCSIFLFVAAFLQRRLMVVADSHRAKTQDWAQKERDVETEPLNDH; translated from the exons ATGGAGATGTTCTACTACTTGTTGTTCGGTGGGCTCGCCGTGGTGGTGGCTCTGCTGGAGCTAAGCAAGACAGGCAAGGACCGGGTCGCCACCTCCTCCGCCTTCAACTCCTTCAAAAACAACTACCTCGTTGTCTACTCCCTCATGATGG CTGGGGACTGGTTGCAGGGTCCCTATGTCTACTTCCTCTATAGTCAGTACGGTTTTGGGAAGGGAGATATAGGGCGCCTCTTTATTGCTGGTTTTGGATCTTCCATGGTGTTTGGAACTATTGTTGGATCTCTGGCTGATAAACA GGGCCGGAAGAAGGCTTGTGTCACATATTGCATTACTTACATTCTGAGTTGTATCACTAAGCATTCTCCGGAGTATAAGGTGTTGATGGTGGGACGTATTCTGGGAGGAATTGCTACCTCCCTCTTGTTCTCAGCCTTTGAATCTTGGCTTGTTGCTGAACACAATAAG AGAGGTTTTGAACCGCAATGGCTGTCCTTGACTTTCTCCAAGGCTATATTTCTTGGCAATGGCCTGGTTGCTATTGTGGCTGGGTTATTTGCCAATTTACTGGCTGATAACTTGGGCTTTGGTCCTGTGGCCCCTTTTGATGCAGCTGCGTGCTTGCTTGCAATTGGCATGGCAGTCATTTTGTCGACGTGGGGTGAGAATTATGGAGACCCTTCTGAAAGCAAGGACTTGCTTGCGCAGTTTAAAGTTGCTGCAATGGCCATTGCTTCTG ATGAGAAGATTGCTTTACTTGGAGCCATACAATCACTGTTTGAGGGGTCTATGTACACCTTTGTGTTTCTCTGGACTCCTGCTTTGAGTCCAAATGAGGAGGACATTCCTCATGGTTTCATTTTTGCTACATTTATGTTGTCTTCTATGTTAGGGAGCTCCATTGCATCACGACTGATGGCTCGTCCCATACTTAAAGTAGAGAGTTACATGCAAATTGTTTTTACAATCTCGGCCTTTACTCTCCTCCTCCCGGTTATCACAAAT TTCTTAGTATCTCCTTCGACTGTAAAAGGTGGGAGCATCTCCTTTGGGGGCTGTCTCCAGCTCTTTGGCTTCTGTACCTTTGAGGCATGTGTTGGTATCTTTTGGCCGTCCATTATGAAGATGAGGTCTCAATATATTCCCGAGGAGGCAAGGAGCACAATTATGAATTTCTTCCGCATTCCTCTCAACATATTTGTGTGCATTGTGCTTTACAAT gtGAATGCTTTCCCCATGACTGTGATGTTCGGCATGTGCTCAATATTCTTGTTTGTAGCTGCATTTCTACAAAGACGGCTGATGGTGGTTGCTGATAGCCACAGAGCAA AGACGCAAGACTGGGCACAGAAGGAGAGGGATGTCGAGACCGAACCACTGAATGACCATTGA
- the LOC120258986 gene encoding early nodulin-like protein 1, giving the protein MIHIYIYIYIVLHQLWQHRRLLVKAYTISLLSLFSTLTRGAKWKTETKIESMYSPQISTAFLALLLLLLIHTKTSLSYQYKVGDLDSWGVPPPSNKHVYSYWSQHHHFQIGDSLLFLYPPSQDSVIQVTMQAFNSCSISDPILKMSDGNSIFNITKPGTYYFTSGVPGHCQKNQKLEVDVPMANGTFLPPAGDGVAAGPGSALSPSSSAFPVVFGPSAAAAERSAAAEIRMAVATVWAAAVIALVSLV; this is encoded by the exons atgatacatatatatatatatatatatatagtactccATCAGCTCTGGCAACACAGACGGCTACTTGTCAAGGCCTACACTATATCCCTCCTTTCCCTTTTCTCTACCCTCACAAGGGGGGCAAAGTGGAAAACAGAAACAAAGATAGAAAGCATGTACTCTCCCCAGATCTCCACTGCATTCCTGGCTCTCCTTCTCCTGCTTCTCATCCATACCAAAACTAGCCTCAGTTATCAGTACAAAGTGGGAGATCTAGACTCATGGGGAGTACCACCACCCTCCAACAAACATGTTTACTCTTACTGGTCCCAGCACCACCACTTCCAGATCGGTGACTCTCTCT TGTTCCTGTACCCACCAAGTCAAGACTCAGTGATCCAAGTGACAATGCAGGCATTTAACAGCTGCAGTATCTCAGATCCCATATTGAAGATGAGTGATGGGAATTCAATTTTCAATATTACTAAGCCTGGTACGTATTACTTCACCAGTGGAGTACCTGGGCATTGCCAGAAGAACCAGAAGCTGGAGGTTGATGTGCCTATGGCCAATGGGACGTTCCTTCCGCCTGCTGGTGATGGTGTTGCTGCTGGTCCTGGCTCGGCATTGTCACCGAGTTCTTCGGCTTTTCCCGTTGTCTTCGGGCCCAGTGCTGCGGCGGCAGAACGGTCAGCTGCCGCAGAGATACGGATGGCTGTGGCCACCGTGTGGGCAGCGGCGGTGATTGCCCTGGTCAGTCTTGTTTga
- the LOC120259340 gene encoding MYG1 exonuclease-like isoform X2 produces the protein MRPGALETMLGIQHWGHCLGFQCRSFAASMAAATRSPSRVSAFSTGSPAPSSKRVGTHHGSFHCDEALGCFMIRLTSKFSGAEIVRTRDPQLLDTLDAVLDVGGVYDSSQDRYDHHQKGFDEVFGHGFNSKLSSAGLIYKHYGREIIAKELKLDETHEDVNHVYLAVYKNFVEAIDAIDNGINQYDTDQPPKYVNNTYLSSRVGRLNLNWMDPDQSAEKENAAFQQAMIVAGSEFLESVHFYAISWLPARSIVIDCLKSRGDIDPSGEIMLLNKFCPWKLHLFELEAELKIDPYVKYVIYQIGVCDNMLPGSASDRRRGLE, from the exons ATGAGGCCTGGGGCCCTGGAGACTATGTTGGGGATTCAGCACTGGGGCCACTGTCTTGGGTTTCAGTGCCGGAGCTTCGCGGCGTCCATGGCGGCAGCTACCAGGAGCCCTAGCAGGGTCTCGGCCTTCTCCACAGGGTCCCCTGCCCCGAGCTCTAAGCGCGTTGGCACTCACCATGGGAGCTTCCACTGCGACGAGGCTCTTGGATGCTTTATGATCCGCCTCACCTCCAAGTTCTCCGGCGCCGAAATCGTCCGCACTCGAGACCCTCAG CTGCTGGACACGCTGGATGCGGTGCTTGATGTAGGTGGTGTGTATGATTCCAGTCAAGACCGTTATGATCATCACCAAAAAGGCTTTGATGAAGTCTTTGGACATGGGTTTAACTCCAAGCTAAGCAGTGCTGGACTTATTTACAAG CATTATGGTAGGGAAATAATTGCAAAGGAACTTAAGTTGGATGAGACCCATGAAGATGTAAACCATGTATATCTTGCTGtctataaaaattttgttgag GCAATTGATGCTATTGACAATGGGATCAATCAGTATGACACTGATCAGCCACCTAAGTATGTGAATAACACTTACTTGTCTTCACGAGTTGGACGGCTTAATTTGAACTGGATGGATCCAGATCAATCAGCTGAGAAGGAAAATGCTGCTTTCCAACAAGCTATGATAGTTGCTGGTAGTGAGTTTTTAGAG AGTGTTCATTTTTATGCTATATCATGGCTGCCTGCCCGATCCATAGTTATTGACTGTCTGAAGTCAAGAGGAGATATTGATCCCAGTGGAGAAATAATGCTTCTGAATAAATTTTGCCCG TGGAAACTGCATTTGTTTGAGCTTGAAGCAGAGTTGAAGATTGATCCTTATGTCAAATATGTAATTTATCAG ATTGGTGTATGTGACAACATGCTACCGGGCAGTGCATCTGACAGAAGACGTGGATTGGAATGA